From the Priestia koreensis genome, one window contains:
- the yqeH gene encoding ribosome biogenesis GTPase YqeH produces MTEEVLHCMGCGVELQTENPSEIGYTPASALEKEFVICQRCFRLKHYNEIQDVSLTDDDFLKILNGIGQSRGLVVKIVDIFDFNGSWLPGLHRFVGNNDVLLVGNKVDLLPKSAKKNKLVNWMKKSAKDLGLRAADVFLISADKGQGIQELAAAIEEYRNGQDVYVVGCTNVGKSTFINRLIKEFSGEQDIITTSQYPGTTLDLIGISLDETATLYDTPGIINHHQMAHYVDKRDLKIISPKKEIKPKIYQLNEAQTLFFGGLARLDYVSGGKRALTCYVSNEINIHRTKFEKADDLYANHLGELLQPPRQEQLDEFPPLVAHEFNIKEGKTDIVFSGLGWVTVNEPGAKVVAHVPQGVGVFVRESLI; encoded by the coding sequence TTGACTGAAGAAGTATTGCATTGTATGGGATGTGGAGTAGAATTACAGACAGAAAATCCGTCTGAAATTGGCTATACTCCTGCATCAGCGTTAGAAAAAGAGTTTGTCATTTGCCAACGTTGTTTTCGTTTAAAACACTATAATGAAATTCAAGACGTATCTTTAACGGACGATGACTTTCTAAAGATTTTAAACGGCATTGGGCAGTCACGCGGACTTGTTGTGAAAATCGTCGACATCTTCGACTTTAACGGAAGCTGGTTACCAGGACTACACCGTTTTGTCGGAAACAATGATGTTTTATTAGTAGGAAACAAAGTTGATTTATTGCCGAAATCGGCTAAAAAGAATAAGCTTGTAAACTGGATGAAAAAATCAGCGAAGGATCTTGGACTTCGTGCAGCAGATGTCTTTTTGATCAGTGCGGATAAAGGACAAGGTATTCAGGAGCTTGCTGCTGCGATTGAAGAATATCGAAATGGACAGGACGTATACGTTGTTGGGTGTACAAATGTAGGAAAATCAACGTTTATTAATCGTCTGATTAAAGAGTTCAGCGGTGAGCAGGATATTATTACAACTTCACAATACCCTGGAACAACGTTAGATTTAATTGGGATCTCCTTGGACGAAACGGCGACGCTCTATGATACGCCAGGAATTATCAATCATCATCAAATGGCTCACTATGTAGACAAGCGTGACTTGAAAATTATTTCTCCTAAAAAAGAGATTAAGCCAAAAATTTATCAATTAAATGAAGCGCAAACGCTCTTTTTTGGAGGACTAGCTCGTTTGGATTACGTGAGTGGCGGCAAGCGTGCGCTTACATGTTATGTATCCAATGAGATTAATATTCATCGCACAAAGTTTGAAAAAGCAGATGACTTATATGCGAATCATTTAGGAGAGCTATTACAGCCACCTCGTCAAGAGCAGTTGGATGAGTTCCCACCTCTTGTCGCTCATGAGTTCAATATTAAAGAAGGAAAAACAGACATTGTCTTCTCAGGCCTCGGTTGGGTAACAGTAAACGAGCCTGGTGCGAAAGTAGTTGCGCACGTTCCACAGGGAGTCGGCGTGTTTGTACGCGAGTCTTTAATTTAA
- a CDS encoding YqeG family HAD IIIA-type phosphatase, producing MLKLFLPNEHVKNVFHITPQELKQRGIKGIITDLDNTLVEWDRPDATPELIEWFKEMKAHGIQVTIVSNNAEKRVKFFSDPLELPFVFKARKPLRRSFRRALKAMNLKKEEVVVVGDQLLTDVLGGNRLGVYTILVVPVAQTDGFITKFNRRMERRILAFMKRKGMINWED from the coding sequence GTGTTAAAATTATTTTTACCTAATGAGCATGTGAAAAACGTATTTCATATTACACCACAAGAGTTAAAACAACGAGGAATTAAAGGGATCATCACCGATCTTGATAATACATTAGTGGAGTGGGATCGACCAGATGCTACGCCAGAGCTTATTGAATGGTTTAAAGAAATGAAGGCGCATGGCATTCAAGTGACCATCGTTTCAAACAATGCTGAAAAGCGTGTTAAATTCTTTTCTGACCCATTAGAGCTTCCGTTTGTTTTTAAAGCACGAAAACCACTGCGTCGTTCTTTCAGACGTGCACTAAAGGCGATGAACTTGAAAAAAGAAGAGGTCGTCGTCGTAGGAGATCAGCTTCTGACAGATGTACTCGGTGGAAACCGTCTCGGCGTGTATACCATTTTAGTGGTACCTGTTGCTCAGACGGATGGATTTATTACGAAATTTAACCGTCGTATGGAACGAAGAATATTGGCCTTTATGAAAAGAAAAGGCATGATTAATTGGGAGGACTAA